The genomic DNA gttaagtgggtgtgaaatgactataatgcccttacTAATACAAATGctttaattatttaatattaaaagaaattctAATTGGGGCCCACCATCCTTATCTTCTTCACCCCAACCCACCCCAAACTTTATTCCACCATCCTGATCTTCTTTACCCAACCCACCCACCCCCAATCTTACCCCATCGGCCATCATCAAACCGCCATCGAACCTACAAAACGGTAGTCGTCATTCTTAAATATATGTTAGGTTCTTTAGCCGTCTTTCATCTTACACATAAACTTGCTATTGAGGTTGTTGTCAAAGATTCTCAGTTTGCCATGAGTTACTTGTAAGATTGATGTTCATCAAGATTTTGGTTAAAAAATGATGAGTTTGGAATCAACAAATAGATGAACAGATCGAGCAACAATGATGCATGAATCTGACAATGAGACTCGCTTCTCATTCGCCTTGAGTGTTGACAACACCAGAAGCAAGCTCTGTTTCTTTCTCTCTCTGTTGCCGGAAAAACAAACCGACGACTTCTAGAAATACGGCGATATTCTCGAATCCGTTATTATATCTGAAAAAACAACCTGTCGATCCAAAGGCTATGGATTTGTAAGCATTTCATTTATTCGTTTCTTGTAATGCATTCATTCATTCATCTGTATATTGACAGTGAGGATGGGAATGCACCAACTTCTTGATTGAGTTTCAAGACTTGCTTTTAAATTGGAAGAAATCTTTCGAGGGCTATCAAGTCGGAAGCTTGATATCTACTTTATCTTGGACTTGTCGAACACAAAATCTCTGGCGAGATTCCAGCAACTTTAGGAAATCTCTAAGGCCTAAAACTGCTCAACGTTTCACGCAACAGAATCTTCGAGAATATTCCAGTTTCATTTGGGAATCTAGAGGGCATAGAGAGCTTAGATTTGCCACACAACGAGATCTCGGGTTCATTACCTCAATCATTTTCGAAGCTGAATAACTCACGATTCTTGATGTGAGCAATAATAAGCTGATGGGTAAGATTCCTACTAGTGGACAAACGATCACGATGAACGAATTGAATTCTTTTGCAAACAATAGCGGATTATGCGGTATGTAGATTAGAATCGTATGTCCAGAAAATATTTTTTAGGTAAATGTTTTGTTGAAGGGTAATGGTAAAGGTGGTGgatgaggttgaagatgatggtgaaggTGGGTGGTTGCACGTAGAAGACGTGGGTGGTGATTTAGGTGGGGCCCATTTAAGTTTAATTTTATCTttaaatgttttatttatcaGATTTTAACATAAAGGGTAATTAAGTAATTTCACAAACACTTAACATCAAAAACTAAACCCATCCACGCCAGGGACTATCtgggaacgaaattgcaaaagttaagaactataactgtaattttagaaagttagggactaaaggtgaaaaataggcaaaccacagggactatccgtgcattttccTCTAGTTTTTTAAGGCGTGTTATCCTCCAAAACGCtatataaaacagtaaaaagaggggtaGGGAAACTCACCTTTGAGTGTGTTTATACTAAAGCAGTTATTTTCACACAAATTGATCGACACGTCCTATTTTCCAACAAGAACGATTTATTGACCAACATTTTCAATTACAGATTGGTTATGATTATAATATATTACTTCTAGAAATTTAATATGCCGAGATGATTAACCCCCTTTAAAAATCTGACACATATACTCATTGCCAAACCTATATGTAATACTAAAACAATAGTCACATGTGATTTAGGGATGGTCGGTACAACATACAACATTGCGAAAGAtacaactatatatatatatatatatatatatatatatatataattaacatAATTTAAGTTTCCACTAATtttaagaaaacacataaaaacccAGTTTAACATCaccttttgttttgttttataacaTGTGTAACAACATGTTACTCTCTTGTAACACTTTAACAAGGATAGTTTTGTTAGTGATGTTTAACAATTGCCTAATTTTATTTCTTCTAATGACTATAATAACATATATTACATAAGCGAAATAAAatacatatgtatatacacacacaagCACATTATATTATAATTCATAGAGCGAGAAGTATTCTTAACTACATATTTTCtataagtaaaaaaataattattttttaatcgTACATTTTTAAGAgaggtttttttttaatatatatatatatatatacatatatatgtatattgttaATTTTGAATTAAACacatatgtatattgtcaattctTAAACTGTATATATGTGTATAGTATGAAACATATATGTACGGTACTTATTTTCCAACTTTAAACATGTATTTTACACATATGTACACgagataaaaaaaaaacatatttataaCCATATATTCCTTTGTATAAATATATGTCCAATTATTTGTACGCATttgtacatatatgtacattATCAATCATAGATGTACAAATACTTATTTTacaattttaaacatgtttatacatatatgtattgaTAAAGATTGGCGattacacatatgtatatatcaattatacatatatgtatatatccaaaaaaaaaaaaaaaaaaaaacggacaGAAAAAAAGCTCTAATACTTCCAAAAAATTTAAgcatttttttttgcatttttgttTGGAATAATATGTGGTCCAGAATATTTCTTGTGTTTCTCAATTAAACTAGTGTTTCTCACATGAtcccaacacacacacacacatatatatatatatgtatgtatgtgtgtgtgtttatctTTTGAGGAAGATGTAGTTTTACATAAATGCCCCCACCTTACGCCTGGCTTGAGTTTGGAATCTAGACCATCGCTTCCGGACATTACCCCGAGATCGCCTTTGTCTGTTATTTCGCTTGAGTTTTGCTCTATGTCAGCTTTAACCTTGATTGTGGCCGCAATCAAGGTTAGTATACGTTTTGTATTCCTATGTTTGATTATTTGAGTTCTCAATTTCATCTTAATGATTTATGTTTTAGAGATTAGGGTTTTTTTATTCTATCACAAACATTGCTTCCAAAGCATCTTCAGAAGACACCATTCTGATCGGAAGATTTTTTCAATCCACACTCATAAAAGATCTAAAGGATTCAACCTTGATACTGCGATTTTTTACCAGGTTTGAATCCATGTTATGCATCATAGCTTGAATAAACATGGACTATTTACTAAGattataattacaaaatataaacCTGCTCCATTACTACCCTAATTCAACTTGAGAATAAAGCATTGTTAAATATTCTGTGAATTTGGAATATCTTACAAGGGTAATTAATGTGCGAGAGTTAAAATATGCAGATGGAGATTTATGTTACTACATACTGTATTATACCATCAAGTGGAAATTTACATGTAAAGTTGGATTATTTTACAACAAGTGATCACTTCATTTTCCACCAACAGTCTACAATCATAATTCCTTTTGCTTGGGGTATGCTTTATATTCATACATTTATGCTACTGATTGAAACTGAACTATAATTATAATTGATTTTTCTAATTTTGTCGTTTACAAGAAGGAAAAGAAACAAATGAGTTCACTGATATGAGCTTGACCAAAAAAACTTGGGTGCCTAAACCCGTTTATTGATCCTAAAGTTCGAAGCACATAAAGGAGCCACTTACAGTTGAAGaattatgaattggagaaaaccGAATAAGGAATAATGGTCCAGGTGGCAAAGAAGGCGTCCCTATGCTGAAATGGTTAGTGAATAACTAATCTATTAGCAATTTTTACCCATTTACTTTTAAGGATCGATTGAGTTATAGTTAATGTGTAATGGGTCGGATGAAATTTAAAACTTAGCTGATGTAAAATGACCGAACGAAAAGTGGTCCAACATTTATTTAAATGGTTACAATATCCCATATTGCTTTAgttcaataaaataaaatagattaTAGATATATTGGTTTGAAAACAAGTTGATGTACATGTAACATGTAACTAAATCATAGATAAGTTTTAACAAATTAGATGACAAACCAATAAGCATTTTGACTCGAGcttcttttgacccgttacctaaCCCGTCTAATTTTCCATATGTTTTTGTTCAGTTCCGATTAGAAGTATAACGAAGCATGATTGTTTAATCCAACCATCCAACCATGAAAGGCGGTTACCGGTTTTCTGTCGCATATCCCTTTGTTGTTCCTCTTGGAGTAAGTACAAGATTTGTTATTTGGGCTTTACTTTTATATAGAGTATCTATCTTTTTTATACTCATTTGAATTCTATTTTTATAGTTGCTATCACTAAGTTCGTTACGTAGGAGAGTGGAACTGTATTCTATGTGGGTATCCTCATAACTAAGGATGTCAACATTATTGGCGTAAATAACCGTCATCACATTCATTTTCTTTACCTAATAAATTTATTTATCTATTATAATGTTACATCATTTTACATTCTGTGTTGCCATCGGTAATTATCAAATTAACAATCACAGAAATCCCACCATGGTGAAGGGTAAAATAGTAACCGAACAAGATGAGTTTGAATCCAAATATAGAAGAAGCATGTTATAGTGCCTTCAAAGTCATAACAACAAGATCAAGCAATTAGAATATATAATGTCATTAGTATTTCGCATACTATTCTTGGAGAATTGCATTATCACCTACTACATATAATAGATCCTGTTGAAAGAACCAAACGAAAGAAAATGGAGTGAAATATTTTCTTTAGAAACAATTATTTAGTATAAATGCAAAATCCGAAGAAAACCTTTGCGTGCAAAACTATAATTCTTTTGTTTAAGTTTTTCCTGTTTTATTTTAACCAAATGTTTTTTCCTGTTTCATATTGAAGCCAACATACACTACAATTTGTCTTCTATTTATCAAATCAactttacaacaacaacaacaacaaccatacccagtatatCCCACAAATAGCAGAACTATTCGTAGGGTCTGGGGGAGGTGGGATGTCGGCAAACCTTTCCTCTATCCTgcgaatagagaggctgcttcctaAGAGACCCCCGTCTCCAAAACAACCAACCGGTAGATATATGAAAGATGGATAAGTAAATAGCGTAACAGTAGTCAGATAGATCATTAGCATGCAAACATAGGCATAGATACAAGAAAATCATCATATGTTAACCTACCTAAAGTGTAAAAGAAAAGTAACACCCCTTCCCAAGGCAATGCTAGGGCACGTCTATATCATCAAATCAACTTTATCTTTtgttatatttttatgttttatacACTATACAGCCTTGTAGCACGTGGGTATACAACCATGGGCGGCCTGGGTGGGCAAAGAGGACCACCGGCAAGCCCCGATATTTTGAAGGACacgttattaaaaaaaaaacctgatATGTATacgtaaaaaagaaaaaatttaaTTGGGTATACACATATAAATATcaacataggcccacttaaaAAACTATTCTTTTgttttagattagttattagcctattggcattaggtttagacctttagtgagcatAATACTCAATTTTGTTAAaacctaagggcacgtttttcaACTTCGAACACGGTACACGAATTCTCAAGGCCGGCCCTGTATAATATTTTAAACGTTAGTGTGTCACATGTGTAAATAGTagtaatttattatttaaatcaaAGTCATTAAACACTACAAGAAACGGgtacctttagcggcgacaggtGTCGCCGCTAATAGTCCtttttgtcgccgctattgggtATTAGCGGCGACACGTCGCCGCTACAATGTCGCCGGTATAGGTCGGCCGCTATTGAACAAAATGTCGCCGCTAATATTGTGGTCGCCGCTAATGCCTCTGCCTGAGTATTGCCGGAAAGTTCGCCGGAGACGGATTTCCAAATTTCAAACATAAAAATCTTCACTGTTTTGTTTATACTCGAAAATTAACTTAAACACAGTAACAAAAAAAATGATTAATTTCTTATTAAGATCCATTTACATTACATGGTTTTTACAAATACCTCTACAAAAAAAACACTTCATATCTCTAAAAAAAACACTACATATCTCTACAAAAACTACAATGGCGGAGCTTGGTTGTCGCGGATGACGGCGGATCTTGATGGTGGCGGATGACGGCGGAAGGTGGTGGCGGATGACGGCGGAGTTTCGTGGTGGCGGATGACGGCGGAGGTTGATGGTGGCGATTGGCGGCAGAAGGTGTGGTTGTTGCTTGGTGGTAAATGATGGAGTTTAGTGAACATGAAGGTTGAAATGGGTGTTTGAGATGGGTGTGTGAGGATAAGAGATGAATGTGTGTTTCTTTGAGCAGGAAATGATGATAGCCATTAGATCAATTTTTAATCAATGGTCAGCAGCAAATCTTGTAGAAGCACACGGATCGGGCTTTTAGCGGCGAcagcaatagcggcgacaaagAGCCTTTAGCGGCGACGCGTGTTTCTTTGAGCAGAGGAGATGATAGTAGCCATTAGATCAGTTTTTAATCAATGGTCAGCAATAAATCTTGAAGAAGCACACAGATCGGGGCTTTTAGCGGCGAcagcaatagcggcgacaaagAGCCTTTAGCGGCGACGCGTATCTAGGTCGCCGCTATTGCTCTTGTCGTCGCTAATACCGTCGTCGCTAAAGATACCTTTTTCTTGTAGTGAAAACACTTGGTTGATTTGTTGATAGTAGTAATTTATTACCATTATCATGGGGCCAACGATAAATGCTTGTGTTGATTTTGTGAAAGGTTGACACTACACTATAAATATCAACCAATTTATCAGAAAAATAAACACCCATCAAATTCTTCACATAGTCACTTATAGATgccgaccaccaccactacaCAGAAACACTTGGTTCTAGTCCATGGGCTATGTCACGGAGCTTGGTGTTGGTACAAGGTTATGACCCATCTGAGATCCGCAGGCTATCGCGTGTCAGCTGTGGACCTTGGTGGATCTGGGGTGAACCCAAGTCGACTTGAGGAAATAGCCACTTTTGCCGATTACATACAACCACTGTTTCAGTTTCTCGACTCATTATCAACCGATGAAAGGGTGGTGTTAGTGGGACATAGCTACGCCGGACTTGCTATCTCTCTGGCCATGGAGAGGTTTCCCCAAATTGTCTCGGTCGCGGTTTTCATCACAGCCTACATGCCAAATTATAGGGACCCACCCGTCCTACAGATGACACaggtttatatattatatttctTTTGGAACAATCTAATCCACTGCTAATTTTACATCATTGTCCATAACAACACTCGAACCTTCGACCATTTGGAGAGGAAAACTATTTTACACACCTGGATACCGTGAgtaatttttttgttatttttttatttttgtatgaAGTACTTTAAGAACTTGAAGCCGGAAATGTATATGGATTGCCGGTTCACGTTCAAAAATGGATCACCGGCATCAGCTGAACTAGGAGACAATTACTTGGCCACCATGATGTATCAGAACTGTCAACCGGAGGTGCGTTCTACTCTTTATGTTATTATGTGATATAAAATAATGGAGTAAATGAGATACTCTACAAATATATGAAACAATAGCTGGCTAGGGTCCATAATCAGAGCACCACGAAAACACTCAAAATAATTTAGGCCTCGAGGGAAATAAAAAATTGAGCCAAAAATTGTGGTaatgaaaataaataagaaaaaaattAGACCTTTATGGTGCAACCAAGCTTTGAACTTGAGAACTTTAAATTTTTTTGTGGAATGGTTTTTCCACTCCACCGCCAACAATTTTATATACAATAAATGAATGCATATATATCTTAAATACATAatacttttgtaccaaattgcccgcaacgtttgtaactttttgccattttcatccaaaccactaacttagtttattttttctgttaagttgaggatatttggatgaaactggcaaatataaaaccacagggacgattttggcaatttactcaaactcttttaaatttcttttatttaattaattttgttacatatataataaaaagaatatacatgcaatttttatatgaaaaaaataatagcttcgtgacataatttttataaattttcatccaaccattaactaggttaatttttctattaaggcgaaggatgtttataaactaagacagaaattaatttctaatttttttatatagatcagttttataaaaataaaacctacttaaacctctaaattttataaaactaaaatgctggtgaccctattaaaaagggtaaaataaaaaaatcttatcatatgtactaagtttgtaattcatcttctactcttttaaattcacTCTTAAGGAAAAACAGAAGCCAGTCCCCCCCCCCCTTATCAAACAATgtatcgttaccaaaccttaaaattacccaccaaattgtaattataatgctattaaccaaaagtttttttttactcaagccactcagaataagtattagttagttaccctcataatcttaattaaataaatattttatttccaccaacatatttcctaggtactcaacacatttaaaaaatatgtaacgttttacattttttttctatctctacaaccgataaatactaaaagttgtaatcgattcttatgtgttgcacaccaatgacgttttctctttataaaactgatttatataaagaagctgAACATTAATTtatgtcttaatttataaaatttaaaacatccttcaccttaacagaaaaataaactgagttagtgatttggatgaaaattttaaaaaaattatgtgacaaaactaataattttttttttctaaaaactccatgtatattttttttattatatatgtaacaaaaataattaaataaaagaaattaaaaagggtttgagtaaattgccaaaatcgtccatatggttttatatttgtcagtttcatccaaatatcctcaacttaacagaaaaaataaactaagttagtggtttggatgaaaatggcaaaaagttacataCGTTGGGgtaatttggtacaaaagtgtcattttggacgaaaatggcaaacgtgcccaaacctcaggtacgattttggcaattaactctttactATATATACGGATGCGTATAAAAACTTTTTGAGCCCTTTAAAAATTTGGGTCTCGAACGACGACACGGAGTCCCTGATTGCATTAAATTCATCAATATTAAAACTCCTGatattatatgtatgtataatttagAATGAAATTAATTTGCTAAATAAGAAAATAGTTTATTATTGTGAAATGTGGAAGAAAATATATGAGAAGAATATGTATGAATTTTGTTATAGTTTTATTAAAGTATTAAAACTGAAAATTTGAATTCCAAGTATTCTATatcataatttttttataaaattaaatatcataTCAATATTATAGAGTACACTAtatcatattatattatattatattataatataatatcatATCAATATTATAGAGTACACTATatcatattatattataattataatctTAGTTCTATGTTAATAGTGATTTTAGCTTTCAACATCGCAATGCAATTCATACAACTCTATGATGGTGTTTCCCTTATTTCATTACTAATCTTTCTCCTTTTTTCTAccattaaatttcatttatagtTATTTACTGCGGTAATTATAACTCTTAAATACTGTTCACTTTTTCATTACTTCATCCTTAATTTCATAAATATATGTCATAAATTCATTTA from Helianthus annuus cultivar XRQ/B chromosome 7, HanXRQr2.0-SUNRISE, whole genome shotgun sequence includes the following:
- the LOC110868729 gene encoding methylesterase 10, whose amino-acid sequence is MPTTTTTQKHLVLVHGLCHGAWCWYKVMTHLRSAGYRVSAVDLGGSGVNPSRLEEIATFADYIQPLFQFLDSLSTDERVVLVGHSYAGLAISLAMERFPQIVSVAVFITAYMPNYRDPPVLQMTQYFKNLKPEMYMDCRFTFKNGSPASAELGDNYLATMMYQNCQPEDLALAKTLIRPGHFFLEDMSKDSLLTSDRYGSISRVYVVCEGDRVVDEEFQRFVIEDSPPNEVKSFPGAGHMIMLSIPKDISLYLQDIAARYP